One Natrinema longum genomic window carries:
- a CDS encoding ABC transporter ATP-binding protein — MPAITVDNLTKSFGQTLALDDLSFQVEEGEVFGFLGPNGAGKSTTINIVLDFARPTAGEVSVLGMDAQRHSRTIRQRTGVLPEGVQLYGRLTARQHLEFAIDSKGADDDPEALLERVGLVDAIDKKAGGYSKGMAQRLMLAMALVGEPDLLILDEPSTGLDPNGAREMRKIVQEENERGATVFFSSHIMEQVEAVCDRVGILRDGQMVAVDSVAGLRDSVGGGTTLRVTVDRIDDDALQAVRSLPDVGGATVEDQQPPTLVVDVDGSKTTVLSTLEDRGIEVRDFSTTEASLEDVFQSYTTDTEVYAR; from the coding sequence ATGCCCGCTATCACAGTCGATAATCTGACCAAGTCGTTCGGTCAGACCCTCGCGCTCGATGACCTCTCGTTCCAGGTCGAAGAGGGCGAAGTATTCGGCTTCCTCGGCCCCAACGGTGCCGGCAAATCGACGACGATCAACATCGTGCTGGATTTCGCCCGCCCGACGGCCGGCGAGGTGAGCGTCCTCGGGATGGACGCCCAACGCCACAGCCGGACGATCCGGCAGCGAACCGGCGTTCTCCCGGAAGGGGTCCAGCTGTACGGCCGCCTGACCGCCCGACAACACCTCGAGTTCGCCATCGACTCGAAGGGCGCAGACGACGACCCCGAAGCCTTGCTCGAGCGCGTCGGGCTGGTCGACGCGATCGACAAGAAAGCCGGCGGCTACTCGAAAGGGATGGCCCAGCGGCTCATGCTCGCGATGGCGCTGGTCGGCGAGCCCGATCTGCTCATCCTCGACGAGCCCTCCACTGGACTCGACCCCAACGGTGCCCGCGAGATGCGCAAGATCGTCCAGGAAGAGAACGAACGGGGTGCGACCGTCTTCTTCTCGAGTCACATCATGGAGCAAGTCGAGGCGGTCTGTGACCGCGTCGGCATTCTGCGCGACGGGCAGATGGTCGCCGTCGACTCCGTCGCGGGACTCCGTGACTCCGTCGGGGGCGGGACGACCCTGCGTGTCACCGTCGATCGGATCGACGACGACGCCCTGCAGGCGGTCCGATCGCTGCCCGACGTCGGCGGCGCGACCGTCGAGGACCAGCAGCCACCGACGCTCGTCGTCGACGTCGACGGCTCGAAGACGACCGTCCTCTCCACGCTCGAGGATCGGGGGATCGAAGTCCGGGACTTCTCGACGACCGAAGCCTCCCTCGAGGACGTCTTCCAGTCGTACACGACGGATACGGAGGTGTACGCACGATGA
- a CDS encoding Hvo_1808 family surface protein encodes MRSTRTRPSVSLLVVALTAVLVTGGLAGPVLAASPATNATPDSTAVQTSDSAPDAALESTAARSTVAQDGRPADPTTEDTIGYVEGYWYDDELPVDEQSDAVVEEDALDPVVYRAMARVERIRNMTFEEEVDVEVVSRAEYRETNDGRFVNVSSANRLEQNVAYEALFMVDRETEAVDATQTVYGGAVAGYYDPETDEIVIVSESPETPELDELTLGHELVHALQDQRFDLSALGGRTQDRELAKNGLVEGDASRVEREYETRCGYEWHCLSPTEGDTDRSLDINWGIYFTVYQPYSDGPHYVNYLRQQGEGWSAVNAAYDDPPTTTSAVIHPGSERDPVNISVPDRSSEDWRQLRVDGVVANDTVGEAGMVAMFAAGALDGGSSVIGTDELLDDEGYNYNHSYTNGWSGDRLVVYTNDEAEAASDPAEAAGHAGYVWRTQWQSGTDTQQFVNGYLRHLEGHGAEPVEGRQDTYVIDDGGYAGAYYLDRTNRILTIVRAPSVAELPNVEAGAAPDGEDTLEIVEGSDSVPGFGLTAAVGAIAVVVLGAGTRLAWGRIGSDRD; translated from the coding sequence ATGAGATCGACGCGTACCCGCCCGTCCGTTTCCCTCCTCGTGGTCGCACTCACTGCGGTGCTGGTGACCGGTGGGCTCGCCGGCCCGGTGCTGGCAGCGAGCCCAGCCACGAACGCGACCCCCGATTCGACCGCCGTTCAGACCTCCGATTCGGCCCCAGACGCCGCCCTCGAGTCGACTGCCGCTCGGAGTACGGTGGCCCAGGACGGCCGCCCCGCGGATCCGACGACCGAGGACACGATCGGCTACGTCGAGGGCTACTGGTACGACGACGAACTCCCCGTCGACGAGCAGTCCGACGCCGTCGTCGAGGAGGACGCGCTCGATCCCGTCGTCTACCGAGCCATGGCCCGCGTCGAACGGATTCGAAACATGACGTTCGAGGAGGAGGTCGACGTCGAAGTCGTCTCCCGAGCGGAGTACCGGGAGACCAACGACGGCCGCTTCGTGAACGTCTCGTCGGCCAACCGCCTCGAGCAGAACGTCGCCTACGAGGCGCTGTTCATGGTCGATCGGGAGACGGAGGCCGTCGACGCGACCCAGACGGTCTACGGCGGTGCCGTCGCCGGCTACTACGACCCTGAGACCGACGAGATCGTCATCGTCTCGGAGAGCCCCGAGACGCCGGAGCTCGACGAACTCACGCTCGGCCACGAGCTCGTCCACGCCCTCCAGGACCAGCGGTTCGATCTGTCCGCCCTCGGAGGACGGACACAGGACCGCGAACTCGCGAAAAACGGACTGGTCGAGGGCGATGCCAGCCGGGTCGAACGCGAGTACGAGACCCGCTGTGGGTACGAGTGGCACTGTCTCAGCCCCACGGAGGGGGACACCGATCGATCCCTCGACATCAACTGGGGGATCTACTTCACCGTCTATCAGCCCTACAGCGACGGCCCTCACTACGTCAACTACCTGCGCCAGCAAGGCGAGGGCTGGTCGGCGGTCAACGCGGCCTACGACGATCCGCCGACGACCACCTCGGCCGTGATCCATCCCGGCTCCGAGCGCGACCCGGTCAACATCTCGGTTCCGGATCGCTCGAGCGAGGACTGGCGACAGCTCCGCGTCGACGGCGTGGTCGCCAACGATACCGTCGGCGAGGCGGGCATGGTCGCGATGTTCGCCGCCGGCGCGCTCGACGGCGGGTCGTCGGTGATCGGAACCGACGAACTCCTCGACGACGAGGGGTACAACTACAACCACTCCTACACCAACGGGTGGAGCGGCGATCGGCTGGTCGTCTACACGAACGACGAGGCCGAGGCCGCGAGCGACCCGGCCGAGGCGGCCGGCCACGCCGGCTACGTCTGGCGAACCCAGTGGCAGTCGGGGACGGACACCCAGCAGTTCGTCAACGGCTATCTCCGCCACCTCGAGGGCCACGGTGCCGAGCCCGTCGAGGGCCGGCAGGACACCTACGTGATCGACGACGGCGGCTACGCCGGCGCGTACTATCTCGATCGAACCAACCGGATCCTGACGATCGTCCGTGCGCCGTCGGTCGCGGAGCTCCCGAACGTGGAAGCGGGTGCGGCACCCGACGGTGAGGACACCCTCGAGATCGTCGAGGGGAGCGATAGCGTCCCCGGCTTCGGCCTCACGGCGGCTGTGGGCGCGATCGCGGTCGTGGTACTCGGCGCGGGGACGCGTCTCGCCTGGGGTCGGATCGGTAGCGATCGGGACTGA
- a CDS encoding Hvo_1808 family surface protein, with product MGRVRLFVVVALVVCSGCALPGNPDGFDTDRELGHVGEYAHDDVFAFDTSGDLSEKQLEAVMYRSMARIEVVRGLKYERDVELEVTTRSEYRDRRTSGTENASAFSNEVWRAAFLVDGDTDVNRAFDDLYGDSVQGYYVNDRIVIVVDETDAISIDRRTLVHELTHALQDQHFGIARESETIDGLRAENGLLEGEAASVPRQYDRRCGSEWQCLPATQGATASGEAITQRPFNDGLFLSIYAPYAEGPGFVADRFERGGWAAVDRAHAEPPRSTAQLLHPDLYPDTDPVDVDVPDRSSDDWRPITESAGDGDGEPRTETIGEATLFATLWANGVVERPLTEGATDGSRYNYSYPATEGWAGDSLRVYRNGDERNRTAHVWRLAWERPADATAFADAYRQLLSNNGAERVESAGDGVYRIPDGEPFTGAYRVTVADDTVEIVSAPTVDELAAVHATASGSSPSLESGPAREPAATVSTLPTDSPAASRSSADG from the coding sequence ATGGGCCGAGTGAGGCTGTTCGTCGTCGTCGCCCTCGTCGTCTGTTCGGGCTGTGCCCTCCCCGGCAATCCGGACGGCTTCGACACCGACCGCGAACTCGGTCACGTCGGCGAGTACGCCCACGACGACGTTTTCGCGTTCGACACGAGCGGCGACCTCTCCGAGAAGCAACTCGAGGCAGTGATGTATCGATCGATGGCTCGGATCGAGGTCGTCCGCGGCCTGAAGTACGAACGCGACGTCGAACTCGAGGTCACGACCCGGAGCGAGTACCGCGACCGGCGGACCAGCGGGACCGAGAACGCGTCGGCGTTCAGCAACGAGGTCTGGCGGGCCGCGTTCCTCGTCGACGGCGACACCGACGTCAATCGGGCGTTCGACGACCTCTACGGCGATTCCGTACAGGGATACTACGTAAACGATCGGATCGTCATCGTCGTCGACGAGACCGACGCGATCAGCATCGATCGCCGGACCCTGGTCCACGAGCTGACACACGCCCTGCAGGACCAACACTTCGGCATCGCTCGCGAGAGCGAGACGATCGACGGGCTGCGCGCCGAAAACGGCCTGCTCGAGGGGGAAGCAGCCTCCGTTCCACGGCAGTACGATCGCCGCTGTGGGTCCGAGTGGCAGTGTCTGCCGGCGACCCAGGGGGCGACGGCGTCGGGCGAGGCGATCACACAGCGCCCGTTCAACGACGGGCTCTTCCTCTCGATCTACGCCCCCTACGCCGAAGGACCGGGGTTCGTCGCCGACCGCTTCGAACGCGGCGGCTGGGCCGCCGTCGATCGCGCACACGCCGAGCCACCACGGAGTACTGCCCAGCTCCTCCACCCCGATCTCTATCCGGATACCGACCCCGTCGACGTCGACGTCCCGGATCGCTCGAGCGACGACTGGAGACCGATCACCGAGAGCGCCGGTGACGGCGACGGCGAACCCCGAACGGAGACGATCGGCGAAGCGACCCTGTTCGCGACGCTCTGGGCCAACGGCGTGGTCGAGCGGCCACTCACCGAGGGGGCTACCGACGGCTCACGATACAACTACTCCTACCCCGCGACGGAGGGCTGGGCCGGCGACAGCCTCCGGGTCTACCGAAACGGAGACGAGCGGAATCGGACGGCACACGTCTGGCGGCTCGCCTGGGAGCGCCCGGCGGATGCGACGGCGTTCGCCGATGCCTACCGGCAACTCCTCTCGAACAACGGGGCCGAGCGGGTCGAATCCGCCGGCGACGGCGTCTATCGGATCCCCGACGGCGAGCCCTTCACCGGCGCGTACCGCGTCACGGTCGCCGACGACACGGTCGAAATCGTCAGCGCGCCGACCGTCGACGAACTCGCTGCCGTTCACGCGACGGCATCGGGATCGAGCCCGTCGCTCGAGTCCGGCCCAGCCCGCGAGCCGGCGGCGACAGTGTCGACGCTACCGACCGACAGCCCGGCTGCGTCGCGTTCGTCGGCAGACGGGTAG
- a CDS encoding translation initiation factor yields the protein MADNDDDLDDLLDELDSQGDLETSQQVLSLRTESRRYDKPVTIIEGFDLTKSEIESTASDLKQSLGTGGTVDDGRIELQGDHRDRVPDLLRDRGFDVQE from the coding sequence ATGGCAGACAACGACGACGATCTCGACGACCTGCTCGACGAACTCGACAGCCAGGGGGACCTCGAGACCTCCCAGCAGGTGCTGTCGCTTCGGACGGAGAGCAGACGGTACGACAAGCCGGTGACGATCATCGAGGGGTTCGACCTCACCAAATCGGAGATCGAATCGACCGCGTCGGACCTCAAGCAGTCGCTCGGGACGGGCGGGACGGTCGACGACGGTCGCATCGAACTCCAGGGCGACCACCGGGACCGCGTTCCGGACCTGCTCCGGGACCGGGGGTTCGACGTGCAGGAGTGA
- a CDS encoding ABC transporter permease: MSSETGTQPAAPTGSASSSIDLESVRTIAKKDFQDAVRSWLFWGLSVFFFALMAGLAGILAWISPDGFTTIDFISTVSSVAKLVIPLIALILGWKAIAGERETGSIKVLLSLPHSRRDVILGKLLGRTAVLSLSLIIGLLIAMVAVAFAVTEFSFPAYMAFLVLTILYGLAYMSIAISLSSLTRSTTIAGAAMFGVFVVFYIVWNSIQTALRLLMNRGYIEGVAYTMSGPGGGQLEFTRLPSWAQFINMLDPGNAYQNTITIFSEISGDQIGTTVREVAYPNGIPFFLQDWFSFIILLFWIVVPITIALFWFDRVDI, translated from the coding sequence ATGAGTTCCGAAACCGGCACCCAGCCGGCGGCCCCAACTGGCTCGGCCTCGAGTTCGATCGATCTCGAGAGCGTCCGCACGATCGCGAAGAAGGACTTCCAGGACGCGGTTCGGTCGTGGCTGTTCTGGGGACTGAGCGTGTTCTTCTTCGCGCTGATGGCAGGCCTGGCGGGGATTCTCGCGTGGATCAGTCCGGACGGATTCACGACGATCGATTTCATTAGCACGGTCAGTTCGGTTGCGAAACTCGTCATCCCGCTGATCGCGCTCATTCTGGGCTGGAAAGCGATCGCCGGCGAACGCGAGACCGGGAGCATCAAGGTCTTGCTGTCGCTGCCCCACTCGCGGCGGGACGTCATCCTCGGCAAGCTGCTCGGGCGGACAGCTGTGCTCTCGTTGTCACTGATCATCGGCCTCCTCATCGCCATGGTCGCGGTCGCCTTCGCCGTCACGGAGTTTTCCTTCCCCGCGTACATGGCCTTCCTCGTGTTGACGATCCTCTATGGGCTCGCGTACATGAGCATCGCCATCTCGCTTTCCTCGCTGACTCGCTCGACGACGATCGCTGGCGCGGCGATGTTCGGCGTCTTCGTCGTCTTCTATATCGTCTGGAACTCGATTCAGACCGCACTGCGACTCCTGATGAATCGTGGATACATCGAGGGCGTCGCCTACACCATGTCCGGTCCGGGCGGTGGACAACTCGAGTTCACTCGGCTGCCGAGCTGGGCCCAGTTTATCAACATGCTCGACCCGGGGAACGCCTACCAGAACACGATCACGATCTTCAGCGAGATTTCGGGCGATCAGATCGGGACGACAGTGCGGGAAGTCGCCTACCCCAACGGAATCCCGTTCTTCCTGCAGGACTGGTTTTCGTTCATTATTCTGCTGTTCTGGATCGTCGTCCCGATCACGATCGCGCTGTTCTGGTTCGATCGCGTCGACATCTGA
- a CDS encoding excinuclease ABC subunit C has translation MNADGVRERAGSLPREPGVYQFREGETTLYVGKAVDLRDRVRSYADPRSARIRRMVDRAHDVEIAVTDTETQALLLEANLIKRHQPRYNVRLKDDKSYPMVQLTAHDAPRIEITRDPDESATVFGPYTSKGHVETVVKALRETYGVRGCSDHKYAGRDRPCLDYEMGLCTAPCTREIDLESYGEDVTAVERFLEGETGILADPLRQEMEAAAQQKHFERAANLRDRLETVAAFHGEGGEAVQSVGDERGVDILGVAIEGEDATVARLRAESGKLIDRDRHTLEAPGATGDGVAGETEGVPAVLAAFIVQYYAERELPDALLLPERHGDEEVAAWLEAAGVSVRVPGAGREAKLVELALKNARRNVGRRDECGMLADALEIDSARRIEGFDVSHAQGKAAVGSNVTFVDGSAEKADYRRKKLTDQNDDYDNMRALLEWRATRAVEGRDDRPDPDLLLIDGGEGQLEAARDALSAVGWDVPAIALAKAEERVVTPDRTFSWPSDAPHLHLLQRVRDEAHRFAVQYHQTVRDEVKTVLDDVQGVGPETRKRLLGRFGSVENVREATLEDLRSVEGVGEKTAETIKSRL, from the coding sequence ATGAACGCCGATGGGGTTCGCGAGCGCGCCGGATCGTTGCCCCGCGAGCCGGGGGTCTACCAGTTCCGCGAGGGAGAGACGACCCTCTACGTCGGAAAGGCCGTCGACCTGCGGGATCGGGTGCGGTCCTACGCCGATCCCCGCAGCGCTCGGATCCGCCGGATGGTCGACCGCGCCCACGACGTCGAGATCGCCGTCACCGACACCGAGACGCAGGCCCTGCTGCTCGAGGCGAACCTGATCAAACGCCACCAGCCCCGCTACAACGTCCGGCTCAAGGACGACAAATCGTATCCGATGGTCCAGCTGACGGCCCACGACGCCCCGCGGATCGAGATCACCCGCGATCCCGACGAGTCGGCGACCGTCTTCGGCCCCTACACCAGCAAGGGACACGTCGAGACCGTCGTCAAGGCGCTCCGGGAAACGTACGGCGTCCGGGGCTGTTCGGACCACAAGTACGCGGGCCGCGACCGGCCGTGTCTGGACTACGAGATGGGGCTGTGTACCGCGCCCTGCACCCGCGAGATCGACCTCGAGAGCTACGGCGAGGACGTCACCGCGGTCGAACGATTCCTCGAGGGCGAGACGGGGATCCTCGCGGATCCGTTACGGCAGGAGATGGAAGCCGCGGCGCAGCAAAAACACTTCGAGCGCGCGGCGAACCTGCGGGATCGCCTCGAGACCGTCGCAGCCTTCCACGGCGAGGGCGGCGAGGCGGTCCAGTCGGTCGGCGATGAACGGGGCGTCGACATCCTCGGCGTCGCCATCGAGGGCGAGGACGCGACCGTCGCACGGTTACGCGCCGAGAGCGGCAAGTTGATCGACCGGGACCGGCACACGCTCGAGGCACCCGGCGCTACCGGGGACGGCGTCGCCGGCGAGACCGAGGGCGTCCCCGCCGTCCTCGCCGCGTTTATCGTCCAGTACTACGCCGAGCGCGAGCTGCCCGACGCCCTGCTCCTGCCCGAACGTCACGGCGACGAGGAGGTCGCCGCCTGGCTCGAGGCCGCGGGCGTCTCGGTCCGCGTCCCGGGTGCGGGCCGGGAAGCCAAACTCGTCGAACTCGCGCTCAAGAACGCCCGGCGCAACGTGGGCCGACGCGACGAGTGTGGCATGCTCGCGGACGCCCTCGAGATCGACTCGGCTCGGCGGATCGAGGGCTTCGACGTGAGCCACGCGCAGGGGAAAGCGGCGGTCGGGAGCAACGTCACGTTCGTCGACGGCAGCGCCGAAAAAGCGGATTACCGGCGGAAGAAGCTGACCGACCAGAACGACGACTACGACAACATGCGCGCCTTGCTCGAGTGGCGTGCCACCCGCGCCGTCGAGGGGCGGGACGACCGGCCAGACCCCGATCTCTTGCTGATCGACGGCGGGGAGGGCCAACTCGAGGCCGCCCGCGACGCGCTGTCCGCGGTCGGCTGGGACGTACCGGCGATCGCGCTGGCGAAAGCCGAGGAGCGCGTGGTCACGCCCGACCGGACGTTTTCGTGGCCGAGCGACGCGCCGCATCTACATCTCCTCCAGCGCGTGCGCGACGAGGCCCACCGCTTTGCCGTACAGTACCACCAGACCGTCCGCGACGAGGTGAAAACGGTGCTCGACGACGTCCAGGGGGTCGGTCCCGAGACCCGGAAACGCCTGCTCGGTCGCTTCGGCAGCGTCGAGAACGTCCGCGAGGCGACCCTCGAGGACCTCCGGAGCGTCGAGGGTGTCGGCGAGAAGACCGCCGAGACGATCAAGTCGCGACTGTAG
- a CDS encoding cysteine hydrolase family protein, which translates to MRLEPANTAVVVVDMQNGFCHPDGSLYAPGSEAVVEPIAELVDRARDAGARLLFTRDVHPPEQFDDAHYYDEFEQWGEHVLEGSWEAEIVDELPVEAADDIVEKHTYDAFHNTELEGWLNARGIDDLVICGTLANVCVLHTGGSAGLRDFRPIMVEDCIGAIEDEHHEYALEHAAWLFGEVEPSDAIEFA; encoded by the coding sequence ATGCGCCTCGAGCCAGCGAACACGGCAGTGGTGGTCGTCGACATGCAAAACGGGTTCTGTCATCCCGACGGCTCGCTGTACGCGCCGGGCAGCGAGGCGGTCGTCGAACCGATCGCAGAACTGGTCGACCGCGCCCGCGACGCCGGCGCACGCCTGCTTTTCACCCGCGACGTCCACCCACCGGAACAGTTCGACGACGCCCACTACTACGACGAGTTCGAACAGTGGGGCGAGCACGTCCTCGAGGGGTCCTGGGAGGCCGAAATCGTCGACGAACTCCCCGTCGAGGCCGCCGACGACATCGTCGAGAAACACACCTACGACGCCTTTCATAACACGGAACTCGAAGGGTGGCTGAACGCCCGCGGGATCGACGATCTGGTGATCTGTGGCACCCTCGCGAACGTCTGCGTGCTCCACACCGGCGGGAGCGCGGGGCTGCGTGACTTCCGACCGATCATGGTCGAGGACTGTATCGGCGCGATCGAGGACGAGCACCACGAGTACGCCCTCGAACACGCCGCGTGGCTGTTCGGCGAGGTCGAGCCGAGCGACGCGATCGAGTTCGCGTAA
- a CDS encoding ArsA family ATPase → MTDCIFYGGKGGVGKTTCAAATGLSLAAAGRTTLVVSTDPAHSLSDSFEAEIGSEPTELESPAALEGAGSMADESERAGSLWAVEIDPDVQKERYEKLARALAKDLRRAGISLSDEEVERLFATGAPAGSDEIAALDLLVEYVDSGEWDTVVFDTAPTGHTLRLFDMPDVMGLALETARSLRGQAKRIGNAARTAVLGPMSMMTGDSDDEDESLEAFQARLERARELLVDPDRTEFRVVLLPESMAVSETERLVDRLREGGVPVERLLVNRVLEDPHEGCPRCRSRQERHEEQLATIRATFPDLEVVTLPALEGEVQGRGSLAVVAKRLPT, encoded by the coding sequence GTGACCGACTGCATCTTCTACGGCGGCAAAGGCGGCGTCGGGAAGACGACCTGCGCGGCGGCGACCGGACTCTCGCTGGCCGCCGCCGGCCGGACGACCCTCGTCGTCTCGACCGACCCGGCCCACTCGCTTTCCGATTCGTTCGAGGCCGAGATCGGCTCCGAACCGACCGAACTCGAGTCGCCCGCGGCGCTCGAGGGGGCCGGATCGATGGCGGACGAGTCGGAACGAGCGGGGAGCCTGTGGGCCGTCGAGATCGACCCGGACGTCCAAAAAGAGCGCTACGAAAAACTGGCACGCGCACTCGCGAAAGACCTCCGGCGTGCCGGCATCAGTCTCTCCGACGAGGAGGTCGAACGGCTCTTCGCGACGGGTGCGCCGGCGGGCAGCGACGAGATCGCGGCGCTCGATCTCCTGGTCGAGTACGTCGACTCGGGCGAGTGGGACACCGTCGTCTTCGACACCGCACCGACGGGTCACACCCTGCGGCTGTTCGACATGCCCGACGTGATGGGGCTGGCACTCGAGACGGCCCGGTCGCTTCGCGGGCAGGCAAAGCGGATCGGCAACGCCGCCCGGACGGCCGTCCTGGGGCCGATGTCGATGATGACCGGCGACAGCGACGACGAAGACGAGAGTCTGGAGGCGTTTCAGGCCCGACTCGAGCGCGCCCGGGAGCTGCTCGTCGATCCCGATCGGACCGAGTTTCGCGTGGTGCTCCTCCCGGAATCGATGGCGGTTTCGGAGACGGAACGGCTCGTCGACCGGCTTCGCGAGGGGGGCGTGCCCGTCGAGCGGCTGCTCGTGAATCGCGTGCTCGAGGATCCCCACGAGGGGTGTCCGCGCTGTCGATCGCGACAGGAACGCCACGAGGAACAGCTCGCGACGATTCGAGCGACGTTTCCGGACCTCGAGGTCGTGACGCTGCCCGCCCTCGAGGGCGAGGTCCAGGGGCGGGGCTCGCTCGCGGTTGTCGCGAAGCGATTGCCGACCTGA
- a CDS encoding nicotinate phosphoribosyltransferase — translation MSNPFGTVPPAAILEGDATDAYFERTRTTLEHAAKNPHVVAEVTADQFPTGSFEVFTGVKDVATLFEGRNVDVDCLPDGQLFDGGPVCRIEGPYLEFAELETSLLGFCSQPSGFATAALEARSAAPDSLVLSFGARHVHPSIATTVERAALLAGLDGFSHVAAGEVLGRQAGGTMPHALMFCFGEGNQADAWTAFDEAVGEDVPRIALTDTFWDEKSESLLAAETLGDALDGVRLDTTGSRRGDFRHIVREVRWELDARGYEDVDIFCSGGLEPESMRSLTDVADGFGVGSHITGADAVDFSLDIVEIEGEPISKRGKLSGVKDVYRTPAGGHHVTLADGDGPADGESLLEPLVRDGEIVREFDLETATERCLEDAALVGFGDQVA, via the coding sequence ATGTCAAATCCGTTCGGAACTGTTCCCCCTGCAGCGATTCTCGAGGGGGATGCAACGGACGCGTACTTCGAGCGCACACGGACCACGCTCGAGCACGCGGCGAAGAACCCCCACGTCGTCGCCGAAGTGACGGCAGACCAGTTCCCGACGGGGAGCTTCGAGGTCTTCACGGGCGTGAAAGACGTCGCGACGTTGTTCGAGGGCCGGAACGTCGATGTCGATTGCCTTCCCGACGGCCAACTGTTCGACGGCGGTCCCGTCTGCCGGATCGAGGGTCCCTACCTCGAGTTCGCCGAACTCGAGACCTCGCTGCTTGGCTTTTGCTCACAGCCAAGCGGGTTCGCGACGGCCGCACTCGAGGCCAGATCGGCGGCCCCGGACTCGCTCGTCCTGTCGTTCGGTGCGCGACACGTCCATCCCTCGATCGCGACGACGGTCGAGCGAGCCGCGTTGCTCGCCGGTCTCGACGGGTTCTCCCACGTCGCAGCCGGCGAGGTGCTGGGCCGGCAGGCGGGCGGGACGATGCCCCACGCGCTCATGTTCTGTTTCGGCGAGGGCAATCAGGCCGACGCCTGGACGGCGTTCGACGAGGCCGTCGGCGAGGACGTCCCGCGGATCGCGCTGACGGACACCTTCTGGGACGAGAAAAGCGAGAGCCTGTTGGCCGCCGAGACGCTCGGCGACGCCCTCGACGGCGTTCGACTGGACACGACCGGCTCGCGACGGGGCGATTTCCGCCACATCGTCCGCGAAGTCCGCTGGGAGCTCGACGCCCGCGGCTACGAGGACGTCGACATCTTCTGTAGCGGCGGGCTCGAGCCCGAATCGATGCGATCCCTGACCGACGTCGCCGACGGGTTCGGCGTCGGCAGTCACATCACGGGTGCCGACGCCGTGGACTTCAGCCTCGATATCGTCGAGATCGAGGGTGAGCCCATCTCCAAACGGGGCAAACTCTCCGGCGTCAAGGACGTCTATCGGACCCCCGCGGGCGGACACCACGTCACGCTCGCCGACGGCGATGGCCCCGCCGACGGCGAGTCCCTGCTCGAGCCGCTGGTCCGCGATGGGGAGATCGTCCGGGAGTTCGACCTCGAGACCGCGACCGAGCGGTGTCTCGAGGACGCCGCGCTCGTGGGATTCGGCGATCAGGTGGCGTAG
- a CDS encoding nitrous oxide reductase accessory protein NosL, translating to MTGRRPPTAVSPSRRRVLASAGALASAGLAGCLGSGVDAEPAEPIALTDGQTCDVCGMTIADHFGPAGQIFYADDKPDGRDGPAWFDSVVELLSYAAKRDARGWTTRGTFVTDYSSVDYDLVDRSRSTYISTHVAAAAFADATNCFYVVDSDIRGAMGEDYVPFSEYEEAMTFADEHDGTVRQWEHLADR from the coding sequence ATGACGGGGCGACGACCACCGACGGCGGTCTCGCCCTCTCGTCGTCGGGTACTGGCCAGCGCGGGCGCGCTCGCGAGCGCCGGCCTCGCGGGCTGTCTCGGGTCTGGTGTCGACGCCGAGCCCGCCGAACCGATCGCTCTCACCGACGGGCAGACGTGTGACGTCTGCGGGATGACGATCGCGGACCACTTCGGTCCCGCGGGACAGATCTTCTACGCGGACGACAAACCTGACGGACGGGACGGACCGGCCTGGTTCGACAGCGTCGTCGAACTCCTCAGCTACGCCGCGAAACGTGATGCACGCGGCTGGACGACGCGTGGGACGTTCGTCACCGACTACTCGAGCGTCGACTACGACCTGGTCGACCGGAGCAGGTCGACGTACATCTCGACGCACGTGGCCGCCGCGGCGTTCGCGGACGCGACGAACTGCTTCTACGTCGTCGACAGCGACATCCGTGGTGCGATGGGGGAGGACTACGTCCCCTTCTCCGAGTACGAGGAGGCCATGACGTTCGCCGACGAACACGACGGGACGGTGCGTCAGTGGGAGCACCTCGCCGACCGATAG